The following coding sequences lie in one Phycisphaerae bacterium genomic window:
- a CDS encoding MFS transporter — protein MTPAIATQRNPWAWIPSLYFVQGIPYVMANVVSVILYKRLGISNTDIALYTSWLYLPWALKPLWSPFVDMFGTKRRWVLAMQILLGALLACVALTIPMPRFFQYTLAFFWLLAFSSATYDIAADGFYMLGLQQHQQAAFVGVRSTFYRIATIASQGLLVILAGAIESHSGLPPVEFQVMARTQVAATTSTPTTPPSPAADDGPVHIVVESARVEMGLTPPDKAVLQELLQQARSSNIENGFCPAPQTGGKQEPSFWTRRVATPLKESLKKHFGDPRKSTDKRAGSLATATIRLSGPPQPGQTVAVVVSRTRGDENIEAIEGARLAFTDQNWNRPARVVLQVDPKLDKEVTTTFQASAGNIPLAWSTVFAVLAAVFVAFCIYHRFILPYPAADRPSLSTTESSPLGEFFRTFALFFQKKRILAAILFLLFFRFAEAQLVKMVSPFLLDGREVGGLGLTTSEVGVAYGTVGIAALTVGGLLGGYVIYREGLRFWLWPMVLIMHLPDLAFVYLSYAQPENMYLISAAVATEQFGYGFGFTAYMMFMILLAEGEHKTAHYAICTGFMALGMMIPGMYSGWLQETIGYQHFFVWVLLSTIPGFLVAALVKIPSDFGRKKQAA, from the coding sequence ATGACTCCGGCGATCGCAACCCAACGCAACCCCTGGGCCTGGATCCCGTCGCTGTACTTCGTCCAGGGCATTCCGTACGTCATGGCCAACGTGGTTTCGGTCATCCTGTACAAGCGGCTGGGAATCTCCAACACGGACATTGCCCTGTACACGAGCTGGCTCTACCTGCCCTGGGCCCTCAAACCGCTGTGGAGTCCCTTTGTGGACATGTTCGGAACCAAGCGGCGGTGGGTGCTGGCGATGCAGATCCTCCTGGGCGCACTCCTCGCCTGCGTGGCCCTTACCATCCCGATGCCCAGGTTCTTCCAGTACACGCTCGCTTTCTTCTGGCTGCTGGCCTTCAGCTCGGCGACCTATGACATCGCGGCCGACGGATTCTATATGCTTGGCCTTCAACAGCATCAGCAGGCCGCCTTCGTGGGCGTACGCAGCACGTTCTATCGTATCGCGACCATTGCCTCCCAGGGCCTGCTGGTGATTCTGGCCGGGGCGATTGAAAGCCACAGCGGTCTGCCACCGGTGGAGTTCCAGGTCATGGCCAGGACACAAGTGGCCGCAACGACTTCCACGCCGACTACGCCGCCGAGTCCCGCCGCCGACGACGGTCCGGTCCACATCGTCGTCGAATCGGCCCGCGTGGAAATGGGCTTGACGCCGCCGGACAAGGCCGTGCTCCAGGAGCTTCTGCAACAGGCCCGGTCGAGCAACATCGAGAACGGTTTCTGCCCAGCCCCGCAAACCGGCGGGAAACAGGAGCCCTCCTTCTGGACTCGACGCGTGGCAACGCCGCTCAAGGAATCACTGAAGAAGCACTTCGGTGACCCGCGCAAGAGCACCGACAAGCGAGCCGGAAGCCTCGCCACGGCGACCATTCGCCTTTCGGGGCCACCGCAACCGGGCCAGACCGTCGCGGTCGTGGTCAGCCGAACCAGAGGTGACGAGAATATCGAGGCGATCGAAGGGGCACGGCTGGCATTCACCGACCAGAACTGGAACCGGCCGGCGCGGGTCGTCCTCCAGGTCGATCCCAAGCTGGACAAGGAGGTGACCACCACGTTCCAGGCCTCCGCCGGGAACATCCCGTTGGCATGGAGCACAGTATTCGCGGTTCTGGCGGCGGTGTTTGTGGCCTTTTGCATCTACCACCGGTTCATCCTGCCCTATCCCGCGGCCGACCGGCCCTCCCTGTCCACAACCGAAAGCAGTCCGCTCGGGGAGTTCTTCCGTACTTTCGCGCTGTTCTTCCAGAAGAAGCGAATCTTGGCTGCGATTCTCTTTCTTCTGTTCTTCCGATTCGCCGAAGCCCAGCTGGTCAAGATGGTCTCCCCCTTCCTGCTCGACGGCCGCGAGGTGGGCGGCCTGGGCCTGACCACAAGCGAGGTTGGCGTGGCCTACGGAACGGTAGGGATTGCCGCCCTGACGGTCGGCGGTCTGCTCGGAGGGTATGTCATCTACCGGGAGGGTCTGCGCTTCTGGCTCTGGCCCATGGTGCTCATCATGCACCTGCCGGATCTGGCGTTCGTCTACCTTTCCTACGCCCAGCCGGAGAACATGTACCTGATCAGTGCCGCGGTCGCAACCGAGCAGTTCGGGTATGGCTTCGGCTTCACCGCCTACATGATGTTCATGATCCTGCTGGCCGAGGGGGAACACAAGACCGCCCACTACGCGATCTGTACCGGCTTCATGGCACTGGGCATGATGATCCCGGGCATGTACAGCGGCTGGCTCCAGGAGACCATCGGCTACCAGCACTTCTTCGTCTGGGTCCTGTTGTCGACCATCCCGGGTTTCCTGGTCGCCGCCCTGGTCAAGATCCCGTCCGACTTCGGGCGTAAGAAGCAGGCGGCGTAG
- a CDS encoding GNAT family N-acetyltransferase, which produces MLIESMRAEDIPEVSDLLKACFRWLAEREHFTAAQTAFLVDERSSVETVGEESRSRPHLVAREKGVILGVVAVKDNEIARLYVHPRYHRRGVGKALFDAGVNLICAAGHREATVAALVDSSAAFYRSMGMTETGRQVYEPDIFLGREVILLAKAIQ; this is translated from the coding sequence ATGCTGATCGAGAGCATGAGAGCCGAGGATATTCCCGAAGTGAGCGACCTGCTCAAGGCTTGCTTCCGCTGGCTGGCCGAGCGCGAGCATTTTACCGCGGCGCAGACCGCATTTCTGGTTGATGAGCGTTCGTCGGTCGAGACGGTTGGCGAGGAATCCAGGAGCCGCCCGCACCTGGTTGCTCGCGAGAAGGGTGTGATTCTGGGTGTGGTCGCGGTCAAGGACAACGAGATCGCCCGGCTTTACGTTCACCCTCGCTATCACCGGCGAGGCGTTGGCAAGGCCCTGTTCGACGCTGGCGTCAACCTGATATGTGCCGCCGGCCATCGCGAAGCCACTGTGGCCGCCCTCGTGGACAGCTCCGCCGCCTTCTACCGGTCCATGGGCATGACCGAAACCGGCCGGCAGGTCTACGAGCCCGACATCTTCCTCGGCCGGGAGGTCATCCTCCTGGCCAAGGCGATCCAATGA